A single Mercenaria mercenaria strain notata chromosome 9, MADL_Memer_1, whole genome shotgun sequence DNA region contains:
- the LOC128559338 gene encoding octopressin receptor-like, translating to MAKVNASMTREDLSTAFIMHVLPVTVFISIEAFIGFFGNITILLVYSRRYRRINFRYFVLALALVDLTSCCTTLPGEVISQLNWYDYQYGWICKVKTFLNIYTALGSASVLLVLAIDRYRKICHPCDWQIRCPVALRLCGGCLMVSALVSIPALILYGKLTNSFEHEGNNITVSVCEITGEYAATIYPILYICSIYIVPMTLIILAAVSLNFITAWRLYGHHSMKAASMKHRVIKAVVNKTLTSETSGSETDNDRETKATTSDMSGIDEEHRTKNSKNANSNVYLSEKRPSEKNQGNQSSKFKGRSSNEGYIADDERKCENSSTDYFSNDEEFIDNHNSGNKRIRNSPIDKTSSDHGRRTSLRSRRSRTQTSKF from the coding sequence atggcgAAGGTCAATGCTTCTATGACGAGAGAGGATCTAAGCACTGCTTTCATAATGCATGTACTTCCGGTGACAGTGTTTATTTCCATAGAAGCATTCATTGGATTTTTCGGCAATATTACAATTCTGTTAGTTTACTCTAGACGATACAGACGGATAAACTTCCGGTACTTTGTCTTGGCGCTGGCTCTTGTGGACCTAACAAGCTGCTGCACTACACTTCCGGGTGAAGTGATTTCCCAATTAAACTGGTACGACTATCAATATGGGTGGATATGCAAAGTGAAAACATTTCTCAACATTTACACTGCTTTGGGCTCAGCATCTGTCTTGCTGGTTTTGGCAATTGATAGATACAGAAAGATTTGTCATCCATGTGATTGGCAAATTCGTTGCCCTGTTGCTCTCAGACTTTGTGGAGGTTGCTTGATGGTATCAGCGCTAGTGTCCATCCCTGCTCTCATTCTTTATGGTAAGCTGACGAACAGTTTCGAGCACGAGGGAAATAATATTACCGTCTCAGTTTGTGAAATAACAGGGGAATATGCTGCCACAATTTATCCAATACTTTATATCTGTAGCATTTATATCGTGCCTATGACTTTAATAATACTCGCAGCAGTGTCTTTGAATTTTATAACGGCATGGCGGTTATATGGACATCACTCAATGAAAGCTGCAAGCATGAAACATCGTGTGATCAAAGCGGTAGTCAATAAAACATTGACATCAGAAACGTCTGGCAGTGAGACAGACAATGATAGAGAAACAAAAGCTACGACTAGCGACATGTCTGGGATAGATGAAGAACACAGAACTAAAAACTCTAAGAATGCCAATTCCAATGTCTACTTGTCTGAAAAAAGGCCATCTGAAAAAAACCAAGGAAATCAGTCCTCTAAATTCAAAGGGAGGTCATCAAATGAAGGTTATATTGCTGATGATgaaagaaaatgtgaaaattctTCTACTGATTATTTCAGTAACGACGAAGAATTTATTGATAATCATAACAGCGGAAATAAACGAATTAGGAACAGCCCGATTGACAAAACATCTTCGGACCATGGCAGACGTACATCCCTTCGGAGCAGACGATCAAGAACTCAAACGTCAAAATTCTAG
- the LOC123552239 gene encoding dopamine receptor 4-like → MAKVNASMTREDLSDAFTMHVLPVTVFISVEAFIGFFGNIMILLVYSRRYRRINFRYFVLALAIVDLTSCCTTLPGEVISQLNWYDYQYGWICKVKTFLNIYTALGSASVLLVLAIDRYRKICHPCNWQIRCPVALRLCGGCLVVSALVSIPALILYGKQTNSLEHEGNNITVSVCEIAEEYAGTIYPLLYICSIYIVPLTLIILAAMSLNSITAWRLFGHRSIKAASIKHRTMKAGVAKTLTSETSCSETDNDRETKATTSDVSEIDEEHRTENSRNANSNVYMSEKRQGYQSSKFTGKSSDEGYIAADKRKCEKSSTDYLSNDEEFIDDYNSGNEQIGNSSTDQTSSDQGRRTSRRSRRSRTQTPKFQLKSKTMIMLILTSIFAVTMVLYIILTGLVVKPDGILRNLPDSQLVAFFFFWRLYFVNSVVNPFLYGFLDPGFRSGLMSYVRRNKHSVTSST, encoded by the coding sequence atggcGAAGGTCAATGCCTCTATGACTAGAGAGGATCTAAGCGATGCTTTCACCATGCATGTACTTCCAGTGACTGTGTTTATTTCAGTAGAAGCATTCATTGGTTTTTTCGGAAATATTATGATTCTGTTAGTTTACTCCAGACGATACAGACGGATAAACTTTCGGTACTTTGTCTTGGCGCTGGCTATTGTGGACCTAACAAGCTGCTGCACTACACTTCCGGGTGAAGTGATTTCCCAATTAAACTGGTACGACTATCAATATGGATGGATATGCAAAGTGAAAACATTTCTCAACATTTACACTGCTTTGGGCTCAGCATCTGTCTTGCTGGTTTTGGCAATTGACAGATACAGAAAGATCTGTCATCCATGTAATTGGCAAATTCGTTGCCCTGTTGCACTCAGACTTTGTGGAGGCTGCTTGGTGGTATCGGCGCTAGTGTCTATTCCTGCCCTTATTCTTTATGGTAAGCAAACGAACAGTTTGGAGCACGAGGGAAATAATATTACCGTCTCAGTTTGTGAAATAGCGGAGGAGTATGCAGGCACAATTTATCCACTGCTTTATATCTGTAGCATTTATATCGTGCCTTTGACTTTAATAATACTCGCGGCCATGTCTTTGAATTCTATTACGGCATGGCGGCTATTTGGACATCGCTCAATTAAAGCTGCAAGCATTAAACATCGTACAATGAAAGCGGGTGTCGCAAAAACATTGACATCAGAAACGTCTTGTAGTGAGACAGACAATGATAGAGAAACAAAAGCTACGACTAGCGACGTGTCTGAGATAGATGAAGAACACAGAACTGAAAACTCTAGAAATGCAAATTCCAATGTCTACATGTCTGAAAAAAGACAAGGTTATCAGTCCTCTAAATTCACAGGAAAGTCATCAGATGAAGGTTATATTGCTGCTGATAAAAGAAAATGTGAAAAGTCTTCTACTGATTATCTCAGTAACGACGAAGAATTTATTGACGATTATAACAGCGGAAATGAACAGATTGGGAACAGCTCGACTGACCAAACATCTTCGGACCAGGGCAGACGTACATCCCGTCGGAGCAGACGATCAAGAACTCAAACGCCAAAGTTCCAGCTAAAGAGTAAGACGATGATAATGCTAATCTTGACGTCAATATTTGCCGTCACGATGGTTTTGTATATAATTCTCACTGGTCTCGTAGTAAAACCTGATGGCATTTTGAGGAATTTGCCTGATTCGCAGCTGGTGGCGTTCTTCTTCTTCTGGCGTTTATACTTCGTTAACTCCGTCGTAAATCCGTTTTTGTACGGATTTTTGGATCCTGGATTTCGTTCAGGGTTAATGTCTTACGTGCGGAGAAACAAGCATTCTGTTACCAGCTCAACGTAA